Proteins encoded together in one Oceanobacillus iheyensis HTE831 window:
- the proS gene encoding proline--tRNA ligase: MGKKNKQFVEKITAMEDDFAQWYTDVVKQADLVDYGQVRGTMIIKPYGYAIWENIKNELDRMFKETGHTNVAFPLFIPESLLQKEKDHVEGFAPEVAWVTHGGEEELTERIAVRPTSEVLFCDYYSNNIHSYRDLPKLYNQWGNVVRWEKTTRPFLRSSEFHWQEGHTAHATDEEATEETNRMLETYAKLVEEYLAVPVLKGRKTDKEKFAGAKFTLTIEALMHDGKALQSGTSHHFGTGFAEAFDINYLDKDGKSQFVHQTSWGLSTRIMGALIMVHGDNRGLVVPPKIAPTQAMIVPIAQHKEGVLDKAYELRDKLAKVARVDIDGSDKMPGWKFNEYEMKGIPVRVEMGPKDIEKEQVVLVRRDTGEKEFVPVAEVETRLVELLDEVQSNLYQRALDHRNEMTTVAKDMDEFKEKIEEGGFIKAMWCGDVSCEESIKEETTATSRCIPYEEEKVADTCVCCGKKAKELVYWARAY; this comes from the coding sequence GTGGGAAAGAAAAATAAACAGTTCGTAGAAAAAATTACTGCGATGGAAGATGATTTTGCACAATGGTATACCGACGTTGTAAAGCAAGCAGACTTGGTAGACTATGGACAAGTTAGAGGAACAATGATTATAAAACCGTATGGTTATGCAATTTGGGAAAATATCAAGAATGAATTGGATCGTATGTTTAAAGAAACGGGACATACAAATGTTGCCTTTCCTTTATTTATACCAGAAAGTTTGCTTCAAAAAGAGAAGGATCATGTAGAAGGATTTGCTCCTGAAGTTGCATGGGTAACCCATGGTGGAGAAGAAGAATTGACCGAACGTATTGCGGTTCGTCCAACATCAGAAGTGCTTTTCTGTGATTACTATTCCAATAATATTCATTCGTATCGTGATCTTCCAAAACTTTATAATCAATGGGGAAATGTAGTTCGTTGGGAAAAGACAACACGTCCATTCTTACGTTCTTCTGAATTCCATTGGCAAGAAGGTCATACTGCACATGCAACAGATGAAGAAGCAACCGAAGAAACAAATCGCATGTTAGAAACCTATGCAAAACTTGTAGAAGAGTATTTAGCTGTCCCAGTCCTAAAAGGAAGAAAGACAGATAAAGAAAAATTCGCTGGTGCAAAATTCACGCTTACGATTGAAGCATTGATGCATGACGGGAAAGCTTTGCAATCAGGAACGTCTCATCATTTTGGAACCGGATTTGCAGAAGCGTTTGATATTAATTATCTTGATAAAGATGGCAAGAGTCAATTTGTTCACCAAACTTCTTGGGGATTATCGACGCGTATTATGGGTGCTTTAATTATGGTACATGGAGATAATCGTGGACTTGTTGTTCCTCCAAAAATTGCTCCAACCCAGGCGATGATTGTTCCGATTGCCCAACATAAAGAAGGCGTACTTGATAAAGCTTACGAACTACGTGATAAATTAGCTAAGGTTGCGCGTGTGGATATTGACGGCAGCGATAAGATGCCAGGGTGGAAGTTTAATGAGTATGAAATGAAGGGTATCCCTGTTCGTGTAGAGATGGGTCCAAAAGATATCGAAAAAGAACAGGTTGTACTTGTACGACGTGATACGGGTGAGAAAGAGTTCGTACCAGTAGCAGAAGTAGAAACTCGTTTAGTTGAATTGCTTGATGAGGTTCAATCGAATTTATATCAACGTGCACTAGATCATCGAAATGAGATGACTACTGTTGCAAAAGATATGGATGAATTTAAAGAGAAAATAGAAGAAGGCGGATTTATTAAAGCAATGTGGTGTGGAGATGTAAGTTGTGAGGAATCCATTAAAGAAGAAACAACCGCAACTTCTCGTTGCATTCCTTATGAAGAAGAAAAAGTAGCAGATACTTGTGTATGCTGTGGTAAAAAAGCAAAAGAATTAGTATATTGGGCTAGAGCATACTAA
- a CDS encoding glycerol-3-phosphate acyltransferase, with amino-acid sequence MYYVIASLLGYIFGCIHGSQIVGKLKGINIKDGGVKNAGASNTTILLGWKYGIVVALIDIFKATAAIFLLLILLQGNAIPTQEQHIYIYLTALFVIIGHNYPITMQFSGGKGTASLVGALIAIDWRIALIGIGVLILFTIATDYLAVGVLSMYISFLITTYYIFGLAPFFIVVGLSVLSIYKHIENYKRIIGKEETKLSSMFGKKAS; translated from the coding sequence ATGTATTATGTAATTGCTAGTTTACTAGGATATATATTTGGCTGTATACATGGTTCCCAAATCGTAGGTAAACTAAAAGGAATTAATATTAAAGACGGAGGAGTGAAGAATGCAGGTGCATCGAATACAACCATTTTATTAGGGTGGAAGTATGGAATTGTCGTAGCACTCATAGATATATTTAAAGCAACAGCCGCCATATTTCTATTATTAATATTACTTCAGGGAAATGCCATACCCACTCAAGAACAACATATTTATATCTATTTAACCGCATTATTTGTTATTATAGGACATAACTACCCAATAACGATGCAGTTTAGTGGTGGAAAGGGAACTGCTTCTCTTGTCGGAGCTTTAATTGCAATTGATTGGCGAATAGCATTAATTGGGATTGGAGTACTAATCCTATTTACGATCGCTACGGATTATTTGGCGGTCGGAGTTTTGAGTATGTATATCTCATTCCTTATAACGACGTACTACATCTTTGGTTTAGCTCCATTTTTTATCGTAGTTGGGTTATCTGTGTTGAGTATTTATAAACATATTGAAAATTATAAGCGGATAATAGGAAAAGAAGAAACAAAACTATCCAGTATGTTTGGTAAAAAAGCAAGTTAG
- the ytzI gene encoding YtzI protein has translation MIERNLYIRYPKRNKRKKARDNMSGSMITVIIVSVVVVAMVIGLSLLTLSKGYGYKHKVDPLPDEEENDEKEKKTNND, from the coding sequence GTGATTGAAAGAAATTTGTATATTCGATACCCTAAAAGAAACAAGCGTAAAAAAGCGAGGGATAATATGTCTGGTTCGATGATAACTGTCATCATTGTTTCTGTAGTGGTAGTTGCTATGGTAATTGGATTATCGTTGCTAACCCTTTCTAAAGGGTATGGGTATAAGCATAAGGTTGATCCGCTTCCAGATGAGGAAGAAAATGATGAGAAGGAGAAAAAAACGAATAACGATTAA
- a CDS encoding rhodanese-related sulfurtransferase yields MESNQEYQVLLYYQYVTIDDPEAFAEEHLRYCKEIGLKGRILVANEGINGTVSGTIEQTTAYMDHMHNDERFHDMTFKIDPHEGHTFKKMHVRPRPELVTLRLEDDVNPLETTGEYLEPKDFYQALQDENTVVLDARNDYEYDLGHFRGAIRPDIKTFRDLPDWVQENKDMLEGKKVVTYCTGGIRCEKFSGWLVKEGFEDVAQLHGGIVTYGQDPEVQGDLWDGQLYVFDERISVPVNRKEHVIVGKDYFDGEPCERYVNCANPECNKQILASEENEHKYLRGCTHECRVTPRNLYVKEHELTGTQVEERLLAIGESLTQEV; encoded by the coding sequence ATGGAATCAAATCAAGAATATCAAGTATTGTTGTATTATCAATATGTGACTATTGATGATCCCGAAGCCTTTGCTGAAGAACATTTACGCTATTGCAAAGAAATTGGTTTAAAGGGTCGTATCTTAGTTGCAAATGAAGGAATTAATGGAACCGTATCAGGAACCATTGAACAAACAACTGCATACATGGATCACATGCACAATGATGAGCGATTCCATGATATGACATTTAAAATTGATCCTCATGAGGGTCATACATTTAAAAAAATGCACGTTCGCCCTCGTCCGGAGCTAGTGACTTTACGTCTTGAAGATGATGTAAACCCATTAGAAACAACAGGAGAATATTTAGAACCAAAAGATTTTTATCAAGCATTACAAGATGAAAATACAGTTGTATTGGATGCACGTAATGATTATGAATATGATTTAGGCCATTTCCGTGGTGCAATTCGTCCTGACATCAAAACTTTCCGTGACCTTCCTGATTGGGTGCAAGAAAATAAGGACATGTTAGAAGGTAAAAAAGTCGTTACCTATTGTACAGGTGGAATACGTTGTGAGAAGTTTTCTGGCTGGTTGGTAAAAGAAGGCTTCGAAGACGTTGCTCAATTACACGGTGGAATTGTAACTTATGGACAAGACCCTGAAGTACAAGGAGATCTTTGGGATGGTCAACTATATGTTTTTGATGAGCGTATTAGTGTACCAGTGAATCGTAAAGAACATGTTATCGTTGGTAAAGATTACTTTGATGGCGAACCTTGCGAACGATATGTAAATTGCGCGAATCCAGAATGTAATAAACAAATACTGGCTTCAGAGGAAAATGAGCATAAATATTTACGCGGTTGTACACATGAATGTCGTGTTACTCCTCGTAACTTATATGTGAAAGAACATGAACTTACTGGAACGCAAGTCGAAGAAAGATTACTCGCAATCGGTGAATCTTTAACACAAGAAGTGTAA
- the ehuB gene encoding ectoine/hydroxyectoine ABC transporter substrate-binding protein EhuB yields MKKKLITVLILSATLVFLAACGSDSGSLEDLQDGGTVQVGFANEAPYAYEDDNGELTGASVDIATAVFAELGIDDVEGKLSDWQELIPGVQAGQFDAITAGMAIRPDRCENALFSEPTMQYGEGLVVTAGNPHGLESYQDIADNPDVKVVVMEGATEIGYLEEMGVDPSQIETAADIPATLAAVQSGRVDATTGTEMTVRMAYDNAQSDEIELVESFEQPPIDGVPSYGAAAFSLENEELRDAYNEKLKELKEDGTVAELLEQNGFHPENNFVEDGSVTTEQLCNGEV; encoded by the coding sequence TTGAAGAAAAAGTTAATAACGGTATTAATACTTAGTGCAACGCTCGTTTTCTTAGCTGCCTGCGGTTCAGATAGTGGAAGTTTAGAAGACTTACAAGATGGAGGAACTGTTCAAGTAGGTTTTGCAAACGAAGCTCCTTATGCATATGAAGATGATAATGGTGAATTAACTGGGGCTTCTGTTGATATTGCAACTGCAGTTTTTGCAGAATTAGGAATTGATGATGTAGAGGGTAAACTTTCTGACTGGCAAGAACTAATTCCTGGCGTACAGGCTGGTCAATTCGATGCAATTACTGCCGGAATGGCGATTCGACCTGACCGTTGTGAAAATGCTTTGTTCAGTGAACCTACTATGCAATATGGAGAGGGTTTAGTAGTAACAGCAGGAAATCCACACGGTTTAGAAAGCTATCAAGATATAGCAGATAATCCTGATGTCAAAGTAGTTGTTATGGAAGGTGCAACTGAAATTGGCTACTTAGAAGAAATGGGAGTCGATCCAAGTCAAATTGAAACAGCGGCAGACATTCCAGCAACTCTAGCAGCTGTACAATCTGGACGTGTCGATGCTACCACAGGTACAGAAATGACAGTTCGCATGGCTTATGATAATGCACAATCAGATGAAATTGAACTTGTAGAATCCTTTGAACAACCACCTATTGATGGAGTTCCTAGTTATGGTGCTGCAGCATTCAGTTTAGAAAATGAAGAGCTACGTGATGCTTATAATGAGAAATTAAAAGAACTAAAAGAAGATGGAACAGTAGCTGAATTGCTTGAACAAAACGGCTTCCACCCAGAAAACAACTTTGTAGAAGATGGTTCAGTAACTACCGAGCAACTCTGTAATGGGGAAGTATAA
- a CDS encoding glutathione peroxidase, with amino-acid sequence MSVHDFTVTTIEGEEKRLSDYKGKVILIVNTASQCGFTPQLEDLQKLYKQYQDNDFEILGFPCNQFGNQDPGASEEISAFCQKNYGVTFQMFKKVDVKGKEAHPLYKHLTEEKKGILGGQIKWNFTKFLIDQNGNVIERFSPQKNPNTLNKDIEVLLR; translated from the coding sequence ATGAGTGTACATGATTTTACAGTAACTACCATTGAAGGGGAAGAAAAAAGACTTTCCGATTATAAAGGTAAAGTGATATTAATTGTGAATACTGCAAGTCAATGTGGCTTTACCCCACAGTTAGAAGATCTCCAAAAACTATATAAACAATATCAAGATAATGATTTTGAAATATTAGGGTTTCCGTGTAACCAGTTTGGTAATCAAGATCCTGGAGCATCAGAGGAAATTTCAGCATTCTGTCAAAAGAACTATGGAGTAACTTTTCAAATGTTTAAAAAAGTTGATGTGAAAGGTAAAGAAGCCCATCCGCTCTATAAGCACCTAACCGAAGAGAAGAAAGGAATACTAGGTGGACAAATCAAATGGAATTTCACGAAGTTCCTTATTGATCAAAATGGAAATGTTATAGAACGTTTTTCTCCCCAAAAGAACCCCAATACGTTAAATAAAGATATTGAAGTTTTGTTACGATAA
- a CDS encoding cysteine hydrolase family protein, with translation MKKKALLNIDYTIDFVAEDGALTTGKPGQAIESKIVQITKAFADQGDYVVFAIDAHQPDDEYHPEQQLFPPHNIVGTKGRQLFGELETLYQRIKEQENVYYFDKTRYSAFAGTDLELKLRERGIEEVHLVGVCTDICVLHTAVDAYNKGFRIVIHQDAVASFNQVGHEWALGHFEQSIGAEVR, from the coding sequence ATGAAAAAAAAGGCATTATTAAATATCGATTATACAATTGATTTTGTAGCAGAAGATGGTGCACTTACTACTGGAAAACCTGGACAAGCCATTGAAAGTAAAATTGTACAAATAACGAAAGCCTTTGCTGATCAAGGAGATTATGTGGTTTTTGCTATTGATGCACATCAACCTGACGATGAGTATCATCCCGAACAACAACTATTTCCTCCCCATAATATAGTTGGAACAAAAGGTAGACAATTATTTGGAGAGTTAGAAACACTTTATCAACGTATAAAAGAACAGGAAAATGTCTATTACTTTGATAAAACAAGATATAGTGCATTTGCTGGTACAGACTTAGAACTAAAGCTAAGAGAACGTGGAATTGAAGAAGTTCATCTTGTTGGAGTTTGTACTGATATATGTGTTTTACATACAGCTGTAGATGCATATAATAAAGGATTTCGAATTGTCATCCATCAGGATGCAGTGGCTAGCTTTAATCAAGTGGGACATGAGTGGGCGCTCGGACATTTTGAACAGTCGATTGGTGCAGAGGTAAGATAG
- a CDS encoding DUF1129 domain-containing protein has translation MSTELLSKESVRFIENLRLYLFASGKKTEEIDDIVEELKGHLLEAEKSGKNIHQVVGDSPEEYMQMISKEMKVDIRSWMMYLPLILIGGISFSIFGNLLEGSSFTLNYSLMQIIGIVLHGIFFLTGTVIAFRYVSRKQTLGVKQYVIITVPVILSMLFYIAVLFINHIYPSPMYHFSLTTSLIVASLAAIVVIGLSIWAKTAILPFVLVALHLPSYLLMYTNISEDNRLIFGMLISYLLIGVYFFFEFRRMKDDTKE, from the coding sequence ATGAGTACGGAATTGTTAAGTAAAGAAAGTGTTCGTTTTATAGAGAACCTACGATTATATTTATTTGCAAGCGGCAAAAAAACCGAAGAAATCGATGATATTGTAGAGGAATTAAAGGGTCACTTATTAGAAGCCGAAAAGTCAGGGAAGAATATCCATCAAGTTGTGGGGGATTCCCCAGAAGAATACATGCAAATGATCTCAAAAGAAATGAAAGTGGATATAAGATCTTGGATGATGTATTTACCATTAATTTTAATTGGAGGCATTTCCTTTAGTATATTTGGAAATTTATTGGAAGGGAGTAGTTTTACATTAAACTATAGTTTAATGCAGATCATAGGAATTGTGTTACATGGTATCTTCTTTCTAACGGGAACCGTGATTGCTTTTCGTTATGTTTCAAGAAAGCAAACGTTAGGAGTAAAACAATATGTGATTATTACAGTACCAGTTATTCTTAGTATGTTGTTTTATATTGCGGTGCTGTTTATCAACCATATATATCCATCCCCAATGTATCATTTTAGTCTAACAACAAGTTTAATTGTTGCATCACTTGCGGCTATAGTGGTGATTGGTCTATCCATATGGGCGAAAACTGCTATTCTACCGTTTGTGTTAGTTGCGTTGCATTTGCCAAGTTATCTACTAATGTATACGAATATCAGCGAAGATAACCGATTAATTTTTGGTATGTTAATTAGTTATCTACTGATTGGAGTCTATTTCTTTTTTGAATTCAGGCGAATGAAGGATGATACTAAAGAATGA
- a CDS encoding M15 family metallopeptidase — MRGLTHFITTWVPIILFVAIVFMIYQEANQPETIYVGEGATEASELHPVVEKAKNELVDQASKKDIDVMITDEVRSKERQDELYARGRTTEGTVVTHAQGGESYHNYGLAIDYAIKNNNGNVLWDIHYDGNNNGESDWFEVAEIAKEIGFEWGGDWQHFKDYPHLQMTFGLSINELQKGYRPPPDK; from the coding sequence ATGAGAGGCTTGACACACTTTATAACTACTTGGGTGCCCATTATCCTTTTTGTAGCTATTGTTTTTATGATTTATCAGGAAGCAAATCAACCCGAAACTATTTATGTGGGGGAAGGAGCAACTGAAGCTTCTGAACTTCACCCCGTAGTGGAAAAAGCTAAAAACGAACTGGTTGATCAAGCTTCTAAGAAAGATATCGATGTCATGATAACGGATGAAGTCCGCTCCAAAGAGAGACAGGATGAACTTTATGCAAGAGGACGAACCACAGAAGGAACCGTTGTAACACATGCTCAAGGTGGAGAAAGCTATCATAATTATGGACTAGCAATTGATTATGCTATTAAAAATAATAACGGCAATGTGCTTTGGGATATACACTACGATGGTAATAACAATGGTGAATCCGACTGGTTTGAAGTAGCTGAAATTGCTAAAGAAATTGGTTTTGAATGGGGAGGCGATTGGCAGCACTTTAAGGATTATCCTCATCTTCAAATGACATTCGGATTAAGTATAAATGAACTTCAAAAAGGCTATAGGCCGCCTCCAGATAAATAA
- the ehuC gene encoding ectoine/hydroxyectoine ABC transporter permease subunit EhuC codes for MDISEKLLQGIGVTFTILLASALFSYLMAFIAGLCRLSDNVIIRKGTGFYVEVFRGTSLIVQLFWFYYALPMLFGFNSLDNWWIGVIAIGLNYGAYLSEVVRSSILAVSKGQSEAATALNMSRFQRMRLVIFPQAVRMMLPEFGNYTIQILKGTSLVSLIGLQDILYHGESLRNVSSMEMGGLIYFVALIFYFVLALPLIFFTRKAEKIAKKGVAN; via the coding sequence ATGGATATATCTGAAAAGTTGCTTCAAGGGATTGGAGTAACGTTTACGATATTATTAGCTTCTGCTCTTTTTTCTTATCTTATGGCATTTATAGCTGGGCTGTGCCGTCTATCTGATAATGTTATTATTCGGAAAGGAACAGGATTTTATGTTGAAGTCTTTCGAGGAACATCTTTAATTGTTCAATTATTTTGGTTTTACTATGCTCTACCAATGTTATTTGGGTTTAATTCATTAGATAATTGGTGGATTGGTGTAATCGCTATTGGATTAAATTATGGTGCGTATTTATCAGAAGTTGTTAGGAGTTCTATCTTAGCAGTTTCTAAAGGACAAAGCGAAGCTGCTACTGCATTAAACATGTCTCGATTCCAACGAATGCGTCTGGTTATCTTTCCTCAAGCTGTTCGAATGATGTTACCAGAGTTCGGAAATTATACAATCCAAATACTTAAAGGAACTTCTCTTGTTTCATTAATTGGACTTCAAGACATATTGTACCATGGAGAATCTCTCCGAAATGTAAGTAGTATGGAAATGGGAGGACTTATCTACTTTGTAGCACTCATATTCTACTTTGTTTTAGCATTACCATTGATTTTCTTTACCAGAAAGGCAGAAAAAATTGCAAAGAAAGGGGTTGCTAACTAA
- a CDS encoding DUF456 domain-containing protein, giving the protein MFEIIIWIIIALLFIASFIGIIFPIIPSVLVIWIGFILYQFVLSGDQLNTLFWIAMILITILLFGADIIANSYFVRRFGGSKTGERAAAVAVIIGSFITPPFGIIYVPFFVVLIVEKIQNRTLKEAFRSAIGSLIGFLGGSFAKIVLQLIMIIWFFILILF; this is encoded by the coding sequence TTGTTTGAGATTATTATATGGATTATTATCGCACTATTATTTATCGCTAGTTTTATAGGTATTATTTTTCCAATTATACCTTCAGTTCTAGTAATCTGGATAGGTTTTATCCTTTATCAATTTGTTTTGAGCGGGGATCAATTAAATACTCTATTCTGGATAGCAATGATACTTATCACTATTTTATTATTTGGTGCTGATATTATCGCCAATAGTTATTTTGTACGACGTTTTGGAGGCAGTAAAACAGGGGAACGTGCAGCTGCAGTTGCGGTAATTATTGGATCTTTTATCACCCCTCCATTTGGAATTATTTACGTACCTTTCTTCGTGGTATTGATAGTTGAAAAAATCCAAAATCGAACGTTAAAAGAAGCATTCCGATCAGCAATTGGTTCTCTTATTGGCTTCTTGGGAGGTTCGTTTGCAAAGATCGTCTTGCAGCTAATTATGATTATTTGGTTCTTTATTTTAATCTTGTTTTAA
- a CDS encoding spore coat protein has protein sequence MTVFRSSKQDERHYEDRHYEERHYDDRKQYDYVESESCHSDCDSTYVDSYSSSHPFDFDNDATVTQRDGDFSFLEQESAELIWVKESCDITVTSTDTQLGVSLQVALQLAIAVVIRLSIGDTDRSEQVAQELTQYLGTSQVNKQKVYIYNTKDATVTTTDTDLAINIQILLQLLVAIVIMIDIL, from the coding sequence ATGACAGTTTTTAGGAGCTCAAAACAAGATGAAAGACATTACGAAGATAGACATTATGAAGAAAGACACTACGACGACAGAAAACAATATGACTATGTAGAGAGTGAATCTTGTCATTCAGACTGTGATTCAACTTATGTTGATAGTTATTCATCATCACACCCATTTGACTTTGATAATGACGCAACAGTTACACAACGTGACGGGGATTTTTCATTTCTAGAACAGGAATCAGCAGAATTAATCTGGGTGAAGGAGTCTTGTGACATTACAGTAACTTCCACAGATACCCAATTAGGAGTATCCCTACAAGTTGCACTTCAACTTGCAATAGCAGTTGTCATTCGTCTTAGCATTGGGGACACTGACCGTAGTGAACAAGTTGCTCAAGAATTGACACAATATCTTGGTACGAGTCAAGTAAATAAACAAAAAGTCTATATTTATAATACAAAAGACGCAACCGTAACTACAACAGATACAGACTTAGCAATAAACATCCAAATATTACTGCAATTACTTGTAGCTATTGTAATTATGATCGATATCTTGTAA
- a CDS encoding M20 family metallopeptidase, which yields MKQLLNQKMEEIIPSLIDISDHLYYHPELGDQEFKSMKLLTSLLEKHGFQVQTNIVERQTAFHATFSGAQTGPNIAYLAEYDALPGVGHGCGHNLIGTMSVGAAIALSKLMSEVGGTVHVFGTPAEETNGAKVPMSEQGIFDELDAAMILHPGDVSHESGDALAMDALQFSYTGKPAHAAAAPEQGINALDSVIQLFNGINALRQHVTSDVRMHGIITEGGVAANVVPEKATAQFYIRAKDRNYLNRVVDQVRDIAIGAAAMTGASLEITNYELSYDNMITNQRLSEVFTKNLKETSELPVHPQKESYGSIDMGNVSQVVPAIHPYIGMNKSGIIAHTTEFADQTITDDGHKTLYDGALSLAKTGYDLLTDKALLHSVRQEFTQLKK from the coding sequence ATGAAGCAGCTTTTAAATCAGAAAATGGAAGAAATTATTCCGTCCCTAATCGATATTAGTGACCATTTATATTATCATCCAGAACTAGGTGATCAAGAATTTAAGTCAATGAAGCTCCTTACGAGTCTTCTAGAAAAGCATGGATTTCAAGTGCAAACAAATATTGTAGAAAGACAGACTGCATTCCATGCAACTTTTTCGGGGGCACAAACTGGACCAAATATTGCTTATCTAGCAGAATACGATGCATTGCCAGGTGTTGGACATGGATGTGGCCATAATTTAATCGGAACAATGAGTGTTGGAGCTGCTATTGCTCTAAGTAAGCTCATGTCTGAAGTTGGAGGAACGGTGCATGTATTCGGAACACCTGCTGAAGAAACGAATGGAGCCAAGGTTCCGATGAGTGAACAAGGTATTTTTGATGAATTAGATGCCGCAATGATTCTTCATCCTGGAGATGTATCTCATGAAAGTGGTGATGCTTTGGCGATGGATGCGTTACAGTTTAGCTATACAGGTAAACCTGCACATGCAGCGGCTGCGCCTGAACAGGGAATTAATGCCTTAGACAGCGTGATTCAGTTGTTTAACGGCATTAACGCTCTACGACAGCATGTAACAAGTGATGTTCGAATGCATGGAATTATTACAGAGGGTGGTGTAGCAGCGAATGTCGTACCGGAAAAGGCGACCGCTCAGTTTTATATTCGTGCAAAGGATCGTAATTACTTAAATCGCGTGGTCGATCAAGTGAGAGATATTGCAATTGGAGCTGCAGCTATGACAGGTGCATCATTAGAAATAACAAACTATGAGTTAAGCTATGATAATATGATTACCAACCAACGATTATCAGAGGTATTCACGAAGAATTTAAAAGAAACAAGTGAACTTCCCGTACATCCTCAAAAAGAATCCTATGGATCTATTGATATGGGAAATGTAAGTCAAGTTGTACCAGCAATTCATCCTTATATTGGGATGAACAAGTCCGGGATTATTGCACATACAACAGAGTTTGCTGATCAGACGATAACAGATGATGGACATAAAACGTTATATGATGGTGCACTATCGCTTGCGAAGACAGGGTATGATTTATTAACCGATAAAGCGTTACTTCATTCAGTTCGACAAGAGTTTACTCAATTGAAGAAATAA
- a CDS encoding GNAT family N-acetyltransferase, which yields MQHVLRDGTNIMVRYLTKEDLPVITQLQEIVIEDLIDKDRLEPLSEEEFLTILAEDKLMIGVFDQKKLIGFRAFLNPKNDEEGLGKDIGLLESEYPRIVYSEISNVHPDYRGNGLQTFMGKSWINSLDERDFRYILATVAPFNIASLKDKFALGMRIYQLKNKYGGKLRYIFCKDLRTNDNQIIDMVTIEMDDTQKQQHYLSDGYVGVKMIQGKDTWYVEYVKYK from the coding sequence ATGCAACATGTATTACGAGATGGCACGAATATAATGGTAAGGTATTTAACGAAAGAAGATTTACCTGTGATTACCCAACTACAGGAAATAGTAATTGAAGATTTAATTGATAAAGATCGATTAGAACCTTTGTCAGAGGAGGAATTTCTTACAATTCTCGCAGAAGATAAGTTAATGATTGGCGTGTTTGATCAAAAGAAATTAATCGGGTTTCGAGCTTTTTTGAACCCGAAAAATGATGAAGAAGGGTTAGGGAAGGATATCGGGCTACTCGAGAGTGAATACCCACGAATTGTTTATTCGGAAATATCCAATGTTCACCCAGATTATCGAGGAAATGGTTTACAGACATTTATGGGGAAATCATGGATAAATTCGTTGGATGAAAGAGATTTCCGGTATATTTTAGCGACAGTAGCTCCTTTTAATATAGCTAGTTTAAAAGATAAATTTGCCTTAGGGATGAGGATTTATCAATTAAAGAATAAATATGGTGGTAAACTCCGCTATATTTTCTGTAAAGATTTACGAACTAACGATAATCAAATAATAGATATGGTAACAATTGAAATGGATGATACCCAAAAACAACAGCATTACCTAAGTGATGGATATGTAGGAGTGAAGATGATTCAAGGGAAAGATACATGGTATGTTGAGTATGTTAAATATAAATAG
- a CDS encoding PadR family transcriptional regulator → MSQTQMMKGILDGCLLAIIHGEECYGYEMAQKLSKYGFYHVSEGTIYPLLLRMQRENLVQSVKKASTAGPQRKYYSLTEEGERELAEFITNWNQLQLSVNEILQKESED, encoded by the coding sequence ATGTCACAAACACAAATGATGAAAGGGATACTAGATGGTTGTCTGCTCGCAATTATTCATGGTGAGGAATGCTATGGATACGAAATGGCTCAGAAGTTAAGCAAGTACGGATTTTATCATGTTAGTGAAGGAACAATTTATCCGCTGCTTCTGAGAATGCAACGAGAAAATCTAGTTCAATCTGTAAAAAAAGCATCGACAGCTGGACCGCAAAGAAAGTATTATTCATTGACAGAAGAAGGGGAAAGGGAATTAGCAGAATTTATAACAAACTGGAATCAACTACAATTGAGTGTGAATGAGATATTACAAAAAGAAAGTGAGGATTAA